One region of Limnospira fusiformis SAG 85.79 genomic DNA includes:
- a CDS encoding response regulator codes for MISQTVLIIDDDEDILLVTESCLQLQGKWQVLTAASGTEGFTIAKQQQPDVILLDLVMPGVDGEATIKMLKNDIMTAEIPVILMTANNSPKQRSLYLGLGAIAIINKPFEPLEISDQISNALGN; via the coding sequence ATGATCAGCCAAACAGTTTTGATTATTGATGATGATGAGGATATTCTATTGGTGACGGAAAGCTGTTTACAACTGCAAGGGAAATGGCAGGTGCTAACAGCCGCATCAGGAACGGAAGGATTTACTATAGCGAAACAACAGCAACCGGATGTTATCCTACTGGATCTAGTTATGCCGGGTGTAGATGGAGAGGCTACCATAAAAATGCTCAAAAATGATATAATGACTGCGGAAATTCCGGTGATTTTGATGACAGCCAACAACTCACCTAAACAACGATCGCTCTATTTAGGATTAGGAGCGATCGCCATCATTAACAAACCCTTTGAACCCCTAGAAATTTCCGATCAAATCAGTAATGCTCTAGGTAACTAA
- a CDS encoding response regulator produces the protein MKILLVDDDQYLNQQLSKSLKAHNYVVDIATDGESGWNYIESFEYSLVILDIMLPKLNGIALCRKLRSHNYQMPVLLLTARDSCEDKVLGLDAGADDYLVKPIRAEELIARMRALLRRATISLPPVIHWGDLTLNPAKCEISYQKSVLPLTPKEYGLMELFIRSPYRVFSYDSIIEHLWSIEEPAADNTVRAHIKSLRNKLKDAGGDPKLIENVYGIGYRIKSLDDGSFSHQYSSLNRPPLSVDETVTEIWAKIKDKTIARVESIQAIAMANSQDLNDENNPRQYAYIEAHKLAGSLGTFGYGRGSEIARKIEYLLAGEQPLDTDKQTQIEQLTEDLLKELKKTPTQPQTKEIKKHPQTTVQSLLIVDHDTILGEQIIREAHSRGLEARLAPGVGIARAMMVEYQPSIILLELNFPKPEEDGLMLLEDIAYHHPEIPVVIFSRRSSFIDRLTVCRLGSRAFLQKPISSHQIVEIVTGILNNNTITGTIIAINDDPQILELLEALLCPLGLEVKTLNTPRKFWQVLEISNPDLLIIDVEMPHYNGIDLCQVIRNEPRWRYLPILVLTNHTDPETRAELFRAGADDFISKPVVGPELIARLFSRLHRSRLWRNIAEIDTLTGIENRYKSTEDINRLIRIAGRHKQPLCFAILDLDNFKDINDQYGHDTGDWVLHRFGEVLKKAFRQEDIVGRWGGEEFAVAMYGTYKQDAMKRLQKVLEEWRLEVLIPEDHIAFSVTFSGGVAQYPEDGHDLQLLYRVADANLDQAKQGGRNQIIG, from the coding sequence ATGAAAATTCTTTTAGTGGATGATGATCAATATTTGAATCAACAATTATCCAAATCTCTGAAAGCTCATAATTATGTAGTCGATATAGCGACCGACGGCGAATCGGGATGGAACTATATCGAAAGTTTTGAATATAGTTTGGTTATCCTAGATATTATGTTGCCGAAACTGAATGGGATTGCACTATGTCGAAAATTGCGATCGCATAATTATCAGATGCCAGTGCTATTATTAACAGCTCGTGATAGCTGCGAAGACAAGGTTTTAGGGCTAGACGCGGGGGCTGATGATTATCTAGTCAAACCGATTAGGGCTGAAGAATTAATCGCCAGAATGCGCGCCTTATTGCGTCGTGCGACCATTTCTTTACCGCCAGTAATCCATTGGGGAGACCTAACTTTAAACCCGGCAAAATGCGAGATTTCCTACCAAAAATCGGTCTTACCTCTCACCCCCAAAGAATATGGATTGATGGAATTATTTATTCGCAGTCCCTATCGTGTTTTCAGCTACGATAGCATCATCGAACATCTCTGGTCAATAGAAGAACCTGCAGCCGATAACACTGTCCGCGCCCATATTAAAAGTCTACGCAATAAGCTAAAAGACGCTGGCGGAGACCCCAAGTTAATTGAAAATGTCTATGGGATTGGATATCGGATTAAATCCCTAGATGACGGGAGTTTTAGTCATCAATATTCATCCTTGAACCGCCCCCCTTTGTCCGTAGATGAAACCGTTACGGAGATTTGGGCAAAAATCAAAGACAAAACCATAGCTAGAGTTGAGAGTATTCAAGCAATAGCTATGGCTAATTCCCAAGATTTAAATGATGAAAACAACCCCCGCCAATATGCCTATATAGAGGCTCACAAACTAGCGGGTTCTTTGGGAACTTTTGGATATGGTCGAGGTTCCGAAATCGCCCGAAAAATCGAATACTTGTTAGCGGGAGAACAACCCCTAGACACCGACAAGCAAACACAAATTGAGCAATTAACTGAAGACCTCTTAAAGGAGCTGAAAAAAACGCCGACCCAACCCCAAACAAAAGAGATTAAAAAGCACCCCCAAACCACTGTGCAGTCATTGTTGATTGTTGATCATGATACCATCCTAGGGGAACAAATTATTAGGGAAGCCCATAGTCGTGGTTTAGAGGCTCGACTGGCTCCTGGTGTGGGGATAGCCAGAGCCATGATGGTTGAGTATCAGCCCAGTATAATTTTACTAGAATTGAACTTTCCCAAGCCGGAAGAAGATGGGTTAATGCTATTAGAAGATATCGCCTATCATCACCCAGAAATTCCGGTGGTCATATTCTCAAGGCGATCGAGTTTTATAGATAGGCTGACGGTGTGTCGTTTAGGGAGTCGGGCGTTTCTGCAAAAACCGATATCTAGCCATCAAATTGTGGAGATAGTCACAGGAATTCTGAATAATAATACCATCACCGGAACCATTATAGCGATTAATGATGATCCGCAAATTTTGGAACTATTAGAAGCCCTGTTGTGTCCCTTGGGATTAGAGGTAAAAACCCTAAATACTCCGCGAAAATTCTGGCAAGTCTTAGAAATATCTAACCCGGATTTACTAATTATTGATGTAGAAATGCCCCATTATAATGGCATTGATTTATGTCAGGTAATTCGCAACGAACCCAGATGGCGTTATCTGCCGATTTTAGTATTAACCAACCACACAGACCCAGAAACTAGAGCGGAACTATTTAGAGCCGGTGCTGATGATTTTATTAGCAAACCGGTAGTCGGACCGGAATTAATAGCCCGTTTATTTAGTCGCTTGCATCGCAGTCGTCTGTGGCGTAATATAGCGGAGATAGACACCTTAACCGGAATCGAAAATCGCTATAAATCAACTGAAGATATAAACCGATTAATTCGGATTGCTGGTCGTCACAAACAACCCCTGTGCTTTGCCATTTTAGACCTGGACAATTTTAAAGATATTAATGACCAATATGGTCATGATACGGGGGACTGGGTTCTGCACCGATTTGGGGAAGTTCTCAAAAAAGCATTTCGACAGGAAGATATAGTAGGAAGATGGGGAGGAGAAGAATTTGCGGTAGCCATGTATGGTACTTATAAACAAGATGCCATGAAGCGACTGCAAAAAGTTTTAGAAGAGTGGCGCTTGGAGGTGCTAATTCCAGAAGATCATATAGCTTTTTCGGTCACCTTTAGTGGGGGAGTAGCTCAATATCCAGAAGATGGGCATGATTTACAACTACTGTATCGAGTGGCAGATGCTAACTTAGATCAAGCTAAACAGGGCGGACGCAATCAAATTATCGGATAA
- the ygfZ gene encoding CAF17-like 4Fe-4S cluster assembly/insertion protein YgfZ — MTKTLPEIYANTKAIYDEAGQVPLSFDNDTEALNASEETVALCDRSHWGLLELSGEDRLSFLHNQSTNSISDRQPGQGCDTVFVTSTARNIDLATAYMTEEAVLLLVSPNRRQHLLQWLDRYIFPMDRVNIKDISDQWAIFSLIGPESSSLLTKLGATMAENLTRGNHWVDMVANISVRVAIGSGLAREGYTLIVPTEAAGNLWLSLTEAGAVPLGDRIWEQLRILQGRPTPDRELTEDYNPLEAGLWGNISFEKGCYIGQETIARLNTYKGVKQRLWGLRLSGFVEPGTVINLKDEKVGKLTSITETQEGWFGLGYIRTKAGGEGSQVSLGDTTATVVAVPFLSHPES; from the coding sequence ATGACTAAAACCCTCCCAGAGATTTACGCGAATACCAAAGCCATATATGATGAAGCTGGTCAGGTTCCCCTCAGTTTTGATAATGACACTGAAGCGTTGAATGCTTCCGAGGAGACGGTGGCGTTATGCGATCGCTCCCATTGGGGACTATTAGAACTTTCTGGGGAAGATCGTTTATCTTTCCTCCACAACCAAAGCACCAATTCTATTAGCGATCGCCAACCGGGACAGGGATGTGATACAGTATTTGTCACCTCCACCGCCCGAAATATCGATCTAGCAACGGCTTACATGACCGAGGAGGCGGTGTTATTACTGGTTTCGCCGAATCGCCGTCAGCACCTGCTACAATGGCTAGACCGCTATATTTTCCCCATGGATAGGGTTAACATAAAAGACATCAGCGACCAGTGGGCGATATTTAGTCTCATTGGACCGGAAAGTTCCTCTCTACTGACAAAACTGGGGGCTACCATGGCTGAAAATCTGACCCGGGGAAATCACTGGGTTGACATGGTGGCTAATATTTCCGTTCGTGTGGCGATCGGTAGTGGTTTGGCTAGGGAAGGATACACTCTGATAGTTCCCACAGAGGCGGCGGGGAATTTGTGGCTATCTCTGACGGAAGCTGGGGCTGTTCCTTTGGGCGATCGCATTTGGGAACAACTCCGCATTCTCCAGGGTCGCCCCACACCCGATCGGGAACTAACAGAAGATTATAACCCCCTAGAAGCGGGATTATGGGGTAATATTTCCTTTGAGAAAGGTTGTTATATCGGACAGGAAACCATCGCCCGTCTCAACACTTATAAAGGAGTTAAACAACGATTATGGGGTTTGCGTCTTTCGGGTTTTGTGGAACCGGGAACCGTGATTAATCTCAAGGATGAAAAAGTCGGTAAACTTACCAGCATTACCGAGACTCAAGAGGGATGGTTTGGCTTGGGTTATATCCGCACAAAAGCGGGGGGCGAAGGCTCGCAAGTATCCCTAGGAGACACAACGGCTACAGTGGTAGCAGTTCCTTTTTTAAGCCATCCTGAAAGCTGA
- a CDS encoding TMEM14 family protein, translating into MSLGMIATLLYGVLAIVGGIVGYKKAQSKISLIAGVSSGILLLVAAFGQAQGWEWALIFALVISVVLVLAFVGRYVKTRKFMPSGLMVILGMVAIAVMVYQIIGGFNTGLMV; encoded by the coding sequence ATGAGTTTAGGTATGATCGCCACTCTCCTTTATGGAGTTTTGGCAATTGTTGGGGGAATTGTTGGATATAAGAAAGCCCAAAGTAAGATTTCTCTAATAGCGGGTGTCAGTAGTGGTATACTGTTATTGGTCGCAGCTTTTGGACAAGCCCAAGGCTGGGAATGGGCGTTAATTTTTGCCCTAGTTATTTCCGTGGTTTTAGTATTAGCTTTTGTGGGTCGATATGTGAAGACTCGAAAATTTATGCCGTCCGGTTTAATGGTAATTTTAGGAATGGTGGCGATCGCTGTGATGGTTTATCAAATTATTGGCGGTTTCAATACTGGGCTGATGGTTTAA
- a CDS encoding ATP-binding protein, translating into MSSPLSEAIAKIRFLQRQALSLLLYQEVMGDPIGQAFMNLLDYMLQADSHQTLQAYSYWFRVQAEQSQSWQNYLITQILRADNPFSRQAQQCDLTALNPSLIAATRHDLGILHILYKCQGIKMAQWVQAIAQIPELPIVWEDEPILVDKIEELALRNQLAQGENWGDAIEAIAAHYRQYGTGQFAENQAFRWRNGELMAIANPDPIHLNQLVGYEPQREILLKNTEFLLAGYSALNVLLYGSRGSGKSSLVKALLHQYSDRGLRLIEVTKSELRDLPQVIEQLRGVPQKFIIFVDDLSFEEDDDAFKALKVVLEGNMTARPENVVVYATSNRRHLVREFFDERPRPQDQNEVQAWDTVQEKLSFADRFGLTLTFEPADQETYLSIVKHLATQAGITIDPEDLDYRARQWATRHNGRSGRTARQFIDFLAAEIALADQ; encoded by the coding sequence ATGTCCTCACCGTTATCTGAAGCGATCGCTAAAATTCGATTTCTGCAACGTCAAGCGCTATCCCTGCTGCTTTATCAGGAAGTAATGGGAGATCCAATAGGTCAAGCCTTTATGAACCTATTAGACTATATGTTACAAGCAGACAGCCATCAAACTTTACAGGCTTATAGTTACTGGTTTCGAGTCCAAGCCGAACAATCCCAAAGCTGGCAAAATTACTTAATCACTCAAATTCTGAGGGCAGATAATCCCTTTTCCCGTCAAGCCCAACAGTGCGACCTAACGGCATTAAATCCCTCTTTAATTGCGGCTACCCGTCACGATTTAGGAATCTTACATATCCTCTATAAATGTCAGGGGATAAAAATGGCTCAATGGGTACAAGCGATCGCCCAAATTCCCGAATTGCCAATAGTTTGGGAAGATGAACCTATTTTAGTTGATAAAATTGAAGAACTGGCTCTGCGTAATCAGTTAGCCCAAGGGGAAAATTGGGGAGATGCCATTGAAGCGATCGCCGCCCACTATCGACAATATGGAACTGGTCAATTTGCCGAAAACCAGGCATTTCGTTGGCGGAATGGGGAACTAATGGCGATCGCGAATCCTGATCCGATTCACCTCAACCAATTAGTAGGATATGAACCACAGCGAGAAATCTTGTTAAAAAATACCGAGTTTTTATTGGCGGGATATTCTGCCTTAAATGTTCTGTTATATGGCAGTAGGGGGTCAGGGAAATCTTCCCTAGTTAAAGCCTTGTTACATCAATATAGCGATCGAGGTTTGCGATTAATTGAAGTAACTAAATCTGAACTGCGAGACCTACCCCAAGTAATTGAACAGTTGCGGGGAGTTCCCCAAAAGTTTATTATCTTTGTGGATGACCTATCTTTTGAAGAAGATGATGATGCTTTTAAAGCCTTGAAAGTTGTCCTGGAAGGAAATATGACCGCCCGACCTGAAAATGTGGTGGTATATGCCACCTCAAACCGCCGCCATTTAGTCCGAGAGTTTTTTGATGAACGTCCCCGCCCTCAAGACCAAAATGAAGTACAGGCTTGGGATACAGTCCAGGAAAAGCTATCATTTGCCGATCGCTTTGGCTTAACCCTGACTTTTGAACCAGCAGATCAGGAAACTTATCTTAGCATAGTTAAGCATCTGGCTACTCAAGCCGGAATAACTATCGATCCAGAAGATCTTGATTATCGCGCCCGCCAGTGGGCAACAAGACATAATGGGCGATCGGGACGGACGGCGCGACAGTTTATCGATTTTCTGGCCGCGGAAATTGCCCTAGCTGATCAATAG
- a CDS encoding tellurite resistance TerB family protein, translated as MSESTDSNATIKLSPPEAFAAIALIAIAADGLVLPSESQILNSSLSRMQLFSDYSPTQKREMLDRLLTEIKTHGYNTLLKSAIAVLPKELRETVFAIATDITLADGEITKEEEDLLNDLYSSLDLSEEMATKIIDVMMIKNQG; from the coding sequence ATGTCTGAATCTACTGATAGCAACGCTACTATTAAACTTTCACCCCCGGAAGCCTTTGCGGCGATCGCTTTAATTGCCATAGCCGCTGATGGTTTGGTTCTCCCCAGTGAGTCTCAAATCCTCAATAGTAGTCTATCGCGAATGCAGCTTTTTAGCGACTATTCCCCGACTCAGAAACGGGAAATGCTAGATCGTCTACTCACGGAAATTAAAACCCACGGCTACAATACTTTATTAAAATCGGCGATCGCTGTCTTACCCAAAGAGTTACGGGAAACAGTCTTTGCCATTGCTACAGATATCACTCTCGCTGATGGTGAAATTACCAAAGAGGAAGAAGACCTACTTAATGACCTCTACAGTTCCCTCGATTTATCAGAAGAAATGGCTACCAAAATTATTGATGTTATGATGATCAAAAACCAAGGATAG
- a CDS encoding acyl-CoA thioesterase — protein sequence MVYTRTVYFSETDAAGVVYFAQMMSMCHQAYEAALINLGIDLKTFVNNPDFAIPIVHASMDYRQPIYCGDRIVINLSPEQLSLDTFQIEYQICLADPPQSLIAQGITKHISINPSTRQRQPLPPPLQQWLNPRQIQ from the coding sequence GTGGTATATACTAGAACTGTCTACTTTAGCGAAACTGATGCCGCTGGCGTTGTCTATTTTGCCCAGATGATGTCTATGTGTCACCAAGCCTATGAAGCCGCTTTAATTAATCTAGGCATTGACCTAAAAACTTTTGTCAATAACCCCGATTTTGCCATTCCCATTGTCCATGCTTCTATGGACTATCGGCAACCCATTTATTGTGGCGATCGGATTGTCATTAACCTCTCACCTGAACAACTCAGCCTAGATACCTTTCAGATAGAATATCAAATCTGCCTTGCTGATCCGCCTCAATCATTAATCGCCCAAGGTATAACTAAGCATATCTCAATTAACCCATCTACCCGCCAAAGACAACCCCTTCCCCCTCCCCTTCAACAATGGTTAAATCCTCGACAAATACAATGA
- a CDS encoding putative 2-dehydropantoate 2-reductase, whose protein sequence is MTLVSQLSNPRSYAVIGTGALGGFYGAKLQKSGLDVHFLLRSDYDWVSQHGLQIESVWGDFQLPQVPVYNNPQKMPPCDVVIVAIKSTENHLLPQILPPVLKPDGVVLVLQNGLGIEPEIAEIVGNHRVLGGICVICSNKIKPGYIRHLDYGMMKLAEYNHNYQSGGITPRLQQIGEDFKKAGVPLDIAEDLLSIRWEKLVWNIPYNGLSVVLNARTDQMMSNPATRVLVEEIMGEVLEGAKGCDRFLEREIINQMLSHTETMTPYKTSMKIDYDQRRPLEIDAILGNPLKMATAGGVHLPRIQMLYQQLKFLDTQNCP, encoded by the coding sequence ATGACTTTGGTTTCTCAACTTAGCAATCCTCGTAGTTATGCAGTTATTGGCACCGGGGCATTAGGTGGATTCTATGGCGCTAAACTTCAGAAATCAGGACTAGATGTTCATTTTTTACTCAGAAGTGATTACGATTGGGTGAGTCAGCATGGCTTACAAATAGAATCCGTTTGGGGTGATTTTCAACTCCCCCAAGTCCCAGTCTACAATAATCCCCAAAAAATGCCACCCTGTGATGTAGTAATTGTCGCCATAAAATCCACAGAAAATCATTTACTACCCCAAATTTTACCCCCAGTCTTAAAACCTGATGGCGTGGTTTTGGTCTTACAAAATGGGTTAGGAATTGAGCCAGAAATAGCCGAAATAGTCGGCAATCACAGAGTTTTAGGGGGTATTTGTGTAATTTGTTCTAATAAAATCAAACCTGGTTATATTCGCCATTTAGACTATGGTATGATGAAACTAGCCGAATATAACCACAATTACCAATCTGGTGGCATTACCCCCCGACTCCAACAAATTGGTGAAGACTTTAAAAAGGCTGGTGTCCCCCTAGACATAGCCGAAGATTTACTCTCAATTCGTTGGGAAAAGTTGGTGTGGAATATCCCCTATAATGGATTATCAGTAGTTTTAAATGCCCGCACTGATCAAATGATGTCAAATCCAGCAACTCGGGTTTTAGTTGAGGAAATTATGGGGGAAGTTTTAGAGGGTGCTAAAGGTTGCGATCGCTTTCTTGAGCGCGAAATAATTAATCAAATGTTGTCTCATACCGAAACCATGACACCCTATAAAACCAGCATGAAAATTGACTATGATCAGCGCCGCCCCCTAGAAATTGATGCCATTTTAGGCAATCCCTTAAAAATGGCTACAGCCGGAGGAGTGCATCTCCCTCGCATTCAGATGTTATATCAGCAATTAAAGTTTTTAGATACCCAAAATTGCCCTTAA
- a CDS encoding ribbon-helix-helix protein, CopG family, protein MSAPNDITLTVTVSQELMQEIEQKSQASGHSITQLVQEAIKEYLNLNNATDIELLRRQIIELQRQLLTLEKIPQDLTAVETRVAILERRLGSVSITNQRSSLPTVAADDEDFYDEPDEILTDFLPD, encoded by the coding sequence ATGTCGGCCCCTAATGATATCACCTTAACGGTCACAGTTTCCCAGGAGTTAATGCAGGAAATTGAGCAAAAATCTCAAGCATCTGGACACAGCATCACGCAACTGGTGCAGGAAGCGATCAAGGAATATTTAAACCTCAATAATGCCACAGATATAGAACTTTTACGTCGTCAGATCATTGAACTCCAGCGACAATTATTAACTCTGGAAAAAATACCCCAAGATTTAACGGCGGTTGAAACTAGGGTGGCTATATTAGAAAGGCGCTTAGGTTCAGTAAGTATAACTAATCAACGATCATCTTTACCTACTGTGGCAGCAGATGATGAGGATTTTTATGATGAACCGGATGAAATACTCACAGATTTTTTGCCAGATTAA
- a CDS encoding chorismate lyase: protein MTAHIHSPNPIQQPAGWHRLRCRWQGNQETVRQGLPHSKLSPAWQIMLLGDGSPTRHLQLLTGEPTEVDVIDMSAIGMSPDGAPPLIQAVPGPRLRRQVWLRTASGQRLAYATSWWENSHVDEYLQNRSLPIWASLARLRTELYRDVQGIDYGDSKALELAFGQPGPFWGRYYLFWHHGKPLTLIYEVFSPYLTKYLGATQML, encoded by the coding sequence TTGACTGCCCACATTCACTCCCCTAACCCCATTCAACAGCCTGCTGGCTGGCATCGCCTCCGGTGTCGTTGGCAGGGAAACCAGGAAACAGTCCGCCAAGGACTCCCCCACAGCAAATTATCCCCAGCCTGGCAAATTATGCTATTGGGAGACGGATCGCCAACCCGCCACCTGCAACTACTCACCGGGGAACCTACAGAGGTCGATGTGATTGATATGTCTGCCATTGGTATGAGTCCAGATGGTGCGCCGCCATTGATTCAGGCAGTCCCCGGCCCTCGGTTGCGCCGTCAAGTCTGGTTACGGACTGCATCAGGACAACGTTTAGCCTATGCTACTTCCTGGTGGGAAAATAGCCACGTTGACGAGTATTTACAAAATAGATCTCTGCCAATTTGGGCAAGTTTAGCCAGGCTGAGAACTGAATTATATCGAGATGTGCAAGGTATTGACTATGGCGATTCTAAAGCCTTAGAATTAGCCTTTGGACAGCCGGGGCCTTTTTGGGGTCGTTATTATCTTTTCTGGCATCACGGGAAGCCCTTAACCTTGATTTATGAGGTGTTTTCCCCCTATCTTACCAAGTATTTAGGAGCTACGCAAATGCTATGA
- a CDS encoding DUF29 domain-containing protein, whose product MDSQKLSLYQQDFYGWTQWQLQALAQQDINNLDWQNLQAEIDSLGRQEYRELVSHLTVLLGHLLKWEYQPHKRSRSWFLTIREQRRATRRHLSRNPSLKSRIAQALEDSFEAGVDLALRETGLPLRTFPDICPYQFDDIITDNFICDTSQDWE is encoded by the coding sequence ATGGATAGTCAGAAACTTTCCTTATATCAACAGGACTTTTACGGTTGGACTCAGTGGCAGTTACAAGCCTTAGCCCAACAGGATATTAATAACCTAGATTGGCAAAATTTACAAGCTGAAATTGACAGTTTAGGAAGACAAGAATATCGAGAATTAGTCAGTCATCTAACAGTCTTGTTAGGGCATTTACTCAAGTGGGAATATCAACCCCATAAACGCTCAAGGAGTTGGTTCTTGACCATTCGAGAACAGCGCCGCGCCACCCGGCGACATTTATCTCGAAATCCTAGTTTAAAGTCCCGAATCGCCCAAGCCTTGGAGGACAGCTTCGAGGCTGGGGTTGATTTGGCTCTCCGAGAGACAGGTCTGCCTTTGCGAACTTTTCCCGATATTTGTCCTTACCAATTTGATGATATTATCACCGATAATTTTATTTGTGACACCAGCCAAGATTGGGAATAA
- a CDS encoding Uma2 family endonuclease: MVSIDLYKNLPTSDELPDSDDTPVDNEDQNFLPNYLLFLLAIIWKDRNDWYFGVDMGIYHTSGDNPRVPVIPDGFLTVGVNRRRPGNKSRKSYVVWEEGGMVPQLVLEVVSWTPGNEYESKMAIYEKLGVLYYVIYNPEYYQRDRHQPFEIYRQIDGKYQLQTGEPYWLPEIGLGIGRSQATLGGIDREILSWFDQEGRRYLSAEELAQQAQLDVQQAQLEAQQAQLEAQKERQARLAAIAQLDNMGLTVQQISVALGLSVNEVRQQLEES; the protein is encoded by the coding sequence ATGGTTTCTATTGACCTTTATAAAAATCTACCCACCAGTGATGAACTTCCCGACTCTGATGATACTCCTGTGGATAACGAAGACCAAAACTTTCTCCCCAATTACCTATTATTTCTTCTAGCAATTATCTGGAAAGACCGCAATGATTGGTATTTCGGTGTAGATATGGGAATTTATCACACCAGCGGGGATAACCCCAGAGTCCCAGTAATTCCTGATGGTTTTCTGACGGTGGGAGTGAACCGCCGCCGACCAGGTAATAAATCTCGGAAAAGTTATGTGGTCTGGGAAGAAGGGGGAATGGTTCCTCAGTTGGTGTTAGAGGTGGTTTCCTGGACTCCGGGAAATGAGTATGAGTCCAAAATGGCGATTTATGAAAAGTTGGGGGTACTATACTACGTTATTTATAACCCAGAATATTACCAACGCGATCGCCATCAACCCTTCGAGATTTATCGACAAATTGATGGTAAATACCAGTTACAAACGGGAGAACCCTACTGGCTACCAGAAATCGGTTTAGGAATTGGGAGAAGTCAAGCTACATTAGGTGGTATTGACCGAGAAATCCTGTCTTGGTTTGACCAAGAGGGGAGACGTTATTTGAGTGCGGAAGAGTTAGCACAGCAGGCTCAATTGGACGTACAGCAGGCTCAATTGGAAGCACAGCAGGCTCAATTGGAAGCACAAAAAGAACGTCAGGCGCGTTTAGCAGCTATTGCTCAATTAGACAATATGGGATTAACAGTACAGCAAATTTCTGTAGCATTGGGGTTATCTGTTAATGAGGTACGTCAGCAGCTAGAGGAATCATAG
- a CDS encoding Uma2 family endonuclease yields the protein MVSIDLYKNLPTSDELPDSDDTPVDNEDQNFLPNYLLFLLAIIWKDRNDWYFGVDMGIYHTSGDNPRVPVIPDGFLTVGVNRRRPGNKSRKSYVVWEEGGMVPQLVLEVVSWTPGNEYESKMAIYEKLGVLYYVIYNPEYYQRDRHQPFEIYRQIDGKYQLQTGEPYWLPEIGLGIGRSQATLGGIDREILSWFDQEGRRYLSAEELAQQAQLDVQQAQLEAQQDNWKHSGSIGSKKERQARLAAIAQLDNMGLTVQQISVALGLSVNEVRQQLEES from the coding sequence ATGGTTTCTATTGACCTTTATAAAAATCTACCCACCAGTGATGAACTTCCCGACTCTGATGATACTCCTGTGGATAACGAAGACCAAAACTTTCTCCCCAATTACCTATTATTTCTTCTAGCAATTATCTGGAAAGACCGCAATGATTGGTATTTCGGTGTAGATATGGGAATTTATCACACCAGCGGGGATAACCCCAGAGTCCCAGTAATTCCTGATGGTTTTCTGACGGTGGGAGTGAACCGCCGCCGACCAGGTAATAAATCTCGGAAAAGTTATGTGGTCTGGGAAGAAGGGGGAATGGTTCCTCAGTTGGTGTTAGAGGTGGTTTCCTGGACTCCGGGAAATGAGTATGAGTCCAAAATGGCGATTTATGAAAAGTTGGGGGTACTATACTACGTTATTTATAACCCAGAATATTACCAGCGCGATCGCCATCAACCCTTCGAGATTTATCGACAAATTGATGGTAAATACCAGTTACAAACGGGAGAACCCTACTGGCTACCAGAAATCGGTTTAGGAATTGGGAGAAGTCAAGCTACATTAGGTGGTATTGACCGAGAAATCCTGTCTTGGTTTGACCAAGAGGGGAGACGTTATTTGAGTGCGGAAGAGTTAGCACAGCAGGCTCAATTGGACGTACAGCAGGCTCAATTGGAAGCACAGCAGGACAATTGGAAGCACAGCGGCTCAATTGGAAGCAAAAAAGAACGTCAGGCGCGTTTAGCAGCTATTGCTCAATTAGACAATATGGGATTAACAGTACAGCAAATTTCTGTAGCATTGGGGTTATCTGTTAATGAGGTACGTCAGCAGCTAGAGGAATCATAG